From the genome of Vicia villosa cultivar HV-30 ecotype Madison, WI linkage group LG2, Vvil1.0, whole genome shotgun sequence, one region includes:
- the LOC131647390 gene encoding uncharacterized protein LOC131647390 — MNDVPIRSSPSTTNHGTEVDVSGTREMCDVPIQSVSLTNNMEFDSSSTQNNVGGKTCHQCRQIIKDVAAICKNPRNGKPCVNKVCQKCLKNRYGEMVNEVNSLTDWNCPKCRGICNCSCCRRNNGLEPTGALSNTAKASGFKSVSEMLINEESMDFELNKVNNVDVVPSHEATLGNDLILDPSAINDTEGGISSMDIEQHPNVGKGVVDTKIVEKEIPLPTATEITAILDIELRPEDVGNALQFLEFCRVFGEALDIEKGEGEAILQSLIRKQNVCQGESTLVVELQSKLLTLIVSDSRTKSPSLTTSDGNNSWLKILQDLIIKSDLVLKEFPIDWLNEGIGGYYDLDISKKLTLLNFICDEALGTTKLRSYIDDQNVKYAEKKKEAKCKVAAAKEKEKSLKKNLRDEMEKDAMSNVDRLSISEPNELIVTLKSEASKAHTEFLEAKDAISKWKQSSDAIRIEPEFSNSSGQSFWKLKSYNSECDLLMQDITLKQEDATLAEEKWLFYGPEQKDEIDMYINSRTKRNE, encoded by the exons ATGAATGATGTTCCAATTCGATCATCTCCCAGTACCACTAACCATGGCACTGAGGTTGATGTTAGTGGAACTCGAGAAATGTGTGATGTTCCAATTCAATCAGTTTCCCTCACCAACAACATGGAGTTTGATTCCTCTTCAACACAAAACAATGTTGGTGGAAAAACATGCCACCAG TGTCGTCAAATAATCAAAGATGTTGCTGCAATCTGTAAAAATCCAAGGAATGGGAAGCCATGTGTAAACAAGGTTTGCCAAAAATGCCTCAAAAATAG ATATGGGGAAATGGTAAATGAGGTAAATTCTTTGACTGATTGGAATTGTCCGAAGTGCAGGGGAATTTGTAATTGTAGTTGTTGCAG GAGAAACAATGGTCTAGAACCTACTGGTGCTCTATCTAATACAGCAAAGGCATCCGGTTTCAAATCAGTGTCAGAAATGCTTATCAATGAGGAGTCAATGGATTTCGAATTGAACAAGGTTAATAATGTGGATGTTGTGCCTTCACATGAAGCAACTTTGGGAAAT GATCTTATACTAGATCCATCTGCTATTAATGATACTGAAGGTGGTATTTCAAGTATGGACATTGAACAACATCCAAATGTCGGGAAAGGTGTTGTAGATACTAAAATAGTTGAGAAAGAAATTCCTTTGCCTACTGCCACAGAGATTACAGCAATATTAGACATTGAGCTTCGACCGGAAGATGTTGGAAATGCATTGCAGTTTCTAGAATTTTGCCGAGTGTTTGGAGAG GCGCTCGATATCGAGAAAGGAGAAGGTGAAGCAATTTTACAATCATTGATACGTAAACAAAATGTGTGTCAAGGTGAAAGCACCTTAGTTGTTGAACTCCAAAGCAAACTGTTGACTCTGATAGTATCTGATTCAAGAACTAA GTCCCCATCCTTAACTACTAGTGATGGAAATAATTCATGGTTGAAAATTCTGCaagatttaataattaaatctgATCTTGTTCTAAAAGAATTTCCCATAGATTGGCTTAATGAAGGCATTGGTGGATATTATGATTTGGATATATCTAAAAAGCTTacccttttgaattttatttgtgaTGAAGCACTGGGCACTAC GAAACTAAGGAGTTATATTGATGATCAAAATGTAAAATATgctgaaaaaaagaaagaagctaAATGCAAAGTTGCTGCAGCTAAGGAGAAG GAAAAGAGTCTTAAGAAAAATTTGCGGGATGAAATGGAAAAAGATGCTATGTCAAATGTGGATAGACTTTCGATATCAGAACCTAATGAACTTATTGTAACACTAAAAAGTGAAGCATCCAAAGCTCACACCGAGTTTCTTGAGGCAAAAGACGCAATTTCTAAAT GGAAACAAAGTTCAGATGCTATCAGAATTGAGCCTGAGTTCTCCAATAGTAGTGGTCAATCATTTTGGAAGTTAAAGAGTTATAATAGTGAATGTGATCTCTTAATGCAAG ATATCACATTAAAGCAAGAGGATGCGACTCTTGCCGAAGAAAAATGGCTTTTTTATGGTCCTGAACAGAAGGATGAGATTGATATGTACATTAATTCAAG AACTAAAAGAAATGAGTGA